The sequence below is a genomic window from Salinispira pacifica.
TTTTCTTTTTCACTATTTTTGCCTCTTCTGATATTTCTTGTATACCAGGCGATCAGGTTCACTCAAGCCCGCCTGAGAGCAGGAGCCGGGGAGGCGATGGCCGGAATACAAAAACGATTCCGGAAGCTCTTCCGCATGACGTCCCAGGCCTCTCCTCTGGCCGTTCTTCTGTCGTCTTCAATGGCGTCTTCAATGGCGTCTCCTTTGGCCTCTCTTCTGGCACTTGGAGTTGCCGCAACAGCTTCTACCCTGATTCGCTACCGAATGCTGGCCGCTGCACAGGGGCTTGAAGCCTCCGGAGATTTTAATATACATGCCCTTGTTTTGTTCCCGCTGGTTCTTCTTTTCGGCGGGTTTATGAGCATGTCCGATTCTTCCCGCATGTTGCTGGAAAAACGCAGGAGGAGAGAGCTGGAATTCCAGCATTTGTTTGAGTACGCTCCCATACCGCTCTGGGAGGAGGATTATTCCAGGGCCTACAGCTATGTGAAGGAATTCGGGACTCCTCTGGAGGATCGGCAGGTGGAGAATATCATTTCCAATATATCCGAGTATTTTTCACATATTCGGATTGTAAATATGAATCAGCGTGCGGTCAGTCTTGCAGCTGCGGAAAGCAAGGAGGAACTGCTGGCTCGCCTGGATGAGACCTTTCTCCCGGAAACCGCCAGGTCGTTTATCCCTGAGATTCTTGCCCTGAGTGAACAGCGGATGAGCTGTTCCACACATTCAGAGATCCGGAATCTGGAAGGGAAGAGGCAGTATGTAAAAATTCAATGGAACGTACTTCCGGAATTCGCCAGAGATTACCGGCGGGTGATCGTGTCCTTCATCGATAATACTGAACTTATAGTTCAGGGGCAGCGGATTGAAGAAAGCATGGGCAGGCGCGGAGTGTTGATAAAAGAAATTCATCACCGGGTACGTAACAGTCTCTCAATTGCATACAGCATTCTTGCCATGAAACAGGAGAATTTTTCCACAGAACTTGAACGGCTTGCCATTACACGGGCCCAAAACCGGATTCAGACCATTGCGCTTCTCCACACTCGGCTGTATATGGACAATGAAGTGCTGATCATCCGGGTACGAAGTTACTTTGAGGAGCTAACCCGAATGATCTGCGCACCCTTTTCAGAAGAAGTGGAGCTGCGTGTACCTGATATTCAGCTTTCAATAGAGCAGCTGCTCCCTTTGGGGCTTCTCATGGGGGAGCTCCTATTCACCCGGCTCTCCCAAATACCTGAGGATGAAAGAGGGAGAACGCGAAGGGGTATTCTCACCATACGAAGCTACTTTCATGAGATTCACTGTCAGCTCAGTGATACTTTTCAGCTTCCCCGATCCGATGGTCGATCCATGGAGGATCCCCGCCTTACCCCGGTGGAGCTGATGATAACCGAGAGCCTGACTCTCCAATTACGCGGGCGTCTTTCAGAACGCACCGAGCATGGAGT
It includes:
- a CDS encoding sensor histidine kinase gives rise to the protein MTTTFTGEVMMLLGSSAAIFSALALGYAVIQRYIPGESALLTRNLKTLLFLLVSTLSFFSAQEIAQGIYAESGEALVLLAVYFAGPLGALLSALIFTFLRLYLGSVGFSFSLFLPLLIFLVYQAIRFTQARLRAGAGEAMAGIQKRFRKLFRMTSQASPLAVLLSSSMASSMASPLASLLALGVAATASTLIRYRMLAAAQGLEASGDFNIHALVLFPLVLLFGGFMSMSDSSRMLLEKRRRRELEFQHLFEYAPIPLWEEDYSRAYSYVKEFGTPLEDRQVENIISNISEYFSHIRIVNMNQRAVSLAAAESKEELLARLDETFLPETARSFIPEILALSEQRMSCSTHSEIRNLEGKRQYVKIQWNVLPEFARDYRRVIVSFIDNTELIVQGQRIEESMGRRGVLIKEIHHRVRNSLSIAYSILAMKQENFSTELERLAITRAQNRIQTIALLHTRLYMDNEVLIIRVRSYFEELTRMICAPFSEEVELRVPDIQLSIEQLLPLGLLMGELLFTRLSQIPEDERGRTRRGILTIRSYFHEIHCQLSDTFQLPRSDGRSMEDPRLTPVELMITESLTLQLRGRLSERTEHGVHNYDLYFPLREGI